In Alteromonas sp. RKMC-009, the genomic stretch TCGTTGCATTTACCTGATTCGTTTTCAGGCATCAATTTGCAGTCGCATTCACGTTTTCCGTTATTCAGGCTATCAATATGTTTATCAGAGTTTTGATTTTTTCACTTTTCAGTTTGTCTCTTAGTCACGTTTCACCAGCAAACGCTCAACCGGATCTCACCATAACAACCGGTAAAACCGTGGCTGATACCGGCGCCCCGGGCTACCGCTTCACCCGTTTACAATTCACCAGACACGACGCAAAACACGATACGCAGAAGGCGTACCGGGTGAACCTGGCGATACCGGAAGCACCGGCGCCGGAGGAGGGCTATCCTTTACTCATCATGCTCGATGGTAATGCTGCACTTATGGAAGTGTCTGCAGACTTACTAAGTGAGCTGTCGCAAAGCGCAGCCCCGCCGGTACTGGCATTCCTCGCTCATGACAACGATCTGCGCATAGACGGCGATGCCCGCGCCTATGACTACACTCCGGCCGTCAATGAATCTGCATTTAGTGCTAAAGAACAACGCCCCGGCAGAGAGTATGGTGGCGCAGACGGATACTTGTCTTTTATCACCGGTAAGGTCATTCCTGCCATTTCAGACAATACCCCGGTTAACCCTGAGAAGACGGGATTATGGGGTCATTCCTATGGCGGTATCTTCGTTTTACACGCCCTGTTTACCCGGCCAGACAGCTTCGCGTTCTATGCCCCTGTCGATCCGTCACTGTGGTGGGGAGAAGGTTATATTTTATCTGAGGAGCATGACCTGCTAACAGAAAGCCCCGCTGACATTAAAGACAAAAGCCTGTTAGTACTCACGGGTTTTGGCGGTGAGGCAAAACGCCGCCCGCGGGGAGATCGGGATGCCGCAACACTGGCTGCCGTGTACAAAGCCAGAGAATCGGTTCCTGCCGGTGAAACCGCCAGAATGGTTGAACGTTTAAAAGCAGCCGGTGTTGATGCTGAAATGACTAC encodes the following:
- a CDS encoding alpha/beta hydrolase; this encodes MFIRVLIFSLFSLSLSHVSPANAQPDLTITTGKTVADTGAPGYRFTRLQFTRHDAKHDTQKAYRVNLAIPEAPAPEEGYPLLIMLDGNAALMEVSADLLSELSQSAAPPVLAFLAHDNDLRIDGDARAYDYTPAVNESAFSAKEQRPGREYGGADGYLSFITGKVIPAISDNTPVNPEKTGLWGHSYGGIFVLHALFTRPDSFAFYAPVDPSLWWGEGYILSEEHDLLTESPADIKDKSLLVLTGFGGEAKRRPRGDRDAATLAAVYKARESVPAGETARMVERLKAAGVDAEMTTLQGLSHGETLGASLPYVFRQFAR